Genomic segment of Scardovia inopinata JCM 12537:
TCTGGGCATCTTCACAGGTGCAACAGTAGAGAGCACGGTGACCACCAGACCGCTGCAGCCTGGCCGGCAGGAAAAGAAGCGCAGAAGCAGGGAACACTACACTGCAAGCGCTGCACCTGACCTCACCAGCTGCGCCTAATTAAGATTTCGGACAAAAGAATGATTACAGACCTCACTTTCGCCGTTATGAAATACGGGTTCCTGGCATTGCTGTGGTTCTTTGTTTTTCTTGCCGTACGTTCTTTGCGCAAAGATGTATCACAAATGAGTCCGGTTCCCCGCAAACGCAGCAAAAAAGCTGAATCAGATCAGCACTTCGCCCGGTCGACGGCTGCTCCGGCATCGCCTGCCCCTCTGCGGGGGGCAGAATCAGGACGGCAGCAGGGCCGGGCCAGCGTTCTGACCATTATTGACGGTCCCCTGTCTGGCACCACCTACACTTTAGGAAGCCAGTCCATTACACTGGGCCGGGCCAGCGATAATGTTGTTGTTCTCAACGATGAGTTTGTTTCTTCCCACCATGCTCGTGTTTATGTTGATCCCACAACAGGAACCTGGGCCATTGAAGACCTGGGAAGCACCAATGGAACAGTGGTTGATGGCCAACGCCTGAGCCATTCAGTTCCCCTCCCCGCCGGCGTCCCCGTACGCATTGGCGGCACTTCATTCGAACTAAGGTAGGAGGACAATGACTGATACGCTACCTCTTATCATTAGGTCAACAACCGTTTCTGATATTGGTTATGTTCGCCATGACAATCAGGATTCATCTTTTGCCGGTGACCATCTGGTTACTGTTTGTGATGGTATGGGAGGCCACGCCGGAGGCGATACCGCTTCCACTATAGCAATTCGGTCTTTGGCCCATATTGAGTCTGTAAAAGATTCGGATCCCGATGCCATGGCCACGATTATGAAAACTTCCATCATCGCTGCTCACGATGCTATTGTTGGCAAAGCCAGACGCGAGCGCAAACTCTCAGGTATGGGAACCACGGTAGTTGCCCTACGTTTAGTGCAGAATTATTGGGTTTTAGCGCATCTGGGAGACTCGCGGGCCTATCTTTTGCGGGATGGAAAGCTGATCCGAGGAACTAAGGATCACAGTTACGTTCAACACCTCATTGATACCGGCCGCATCAATGAGGAAGAGGCGAAAAGCCATCCTCAACGCAACGTAGTCATGAGAGTTTTAGGGGATTTTGACATTGATCCCCGTCCTGATATTTCCATCCGCAAAGCCCTGCCGTCAGACCGCTGGCTTTTGTGCTCTGATGGCCTGTGCGGGGTTTTAGAAGATGAAACAATCCGTCAGACTATGGAGGAAACAGAAGATCTGCAGGATTGCGCTCAAAAACTTGTATCTATGGCCTTAAAAGCCGGCAGCACCGACAACGTCAGCGCCGTTCTAGCAGAGGCCGTTCCTGCCAAAGATGCCCAGGATGCCAGTAAACCACATCAAGTCCCCTTAATAGGCGGTGCAGCCAGCAATGAACCACAGCCTATAGCCGATATTATTGATTCACCCGTGGCGGCTGCCCCAGCCTTGAAGAATGATCCCCAGTCCCCTGCCTCCCGCGCGGCGGCATTGGCCCATGCCGACCGGCGGGAAGATGACGATGACAGCGGGAGCAACGACAACAGCCAGAAGAAGAAAGATGTGGGTGGACTGCTACACAGTCTGACCCTTCCCCAGCATGCCCATGAAGATGGCTTTGTCCCTGAAACAGGGGAAATTCCCATCGTTCAGAAAGATAACGGCTCTTTCTCGGATGATCCTCACGACCCTCAGGTAGCTGAGGCTGTTCAGGAACAGGAAGCTCTGGCTAAGAAGAAAGCTCATCATCGTTCCATCCTGCGCAGGGTCTGGGGCTTGGTAGCTGCCCTGCTCGTCCTCGCAGCACTGGCAGGAGCCGGAGTGGAAAGCTATCGCTGGTCACAGAACCGTTATTATGTAGGCGAAGCAGATGGGGTGGTGGCTATCTACCGTGGTGTCCCTACTAATATCTTCGGGTTCAGCCTGTCTCATGTGGAGGAAAAGACCACTATTTCCGTGTCTTCTCTCCCTTCCACCTGGAGAGATCAGCTGGAGCAGGGAATTCCTGTGGATTCTCTGGCCATAGCCCGCAATCACACTCAACTGATTAAGAAGGAAGCTGAGAAGGCGGCCAAAAAATCAAGCAAAAAGAAGACGGCAACAGCATCTCCTTCTCCTTCCCCGTCTAAGTCAGGAGCAAAGAAATGATTGGCAACCGGGTCAGGCAGGCGCTGATGCTGCTCTTTGTCCTCCTCACAGCGGCATTAGCCTTCTTCCAAATGTTTATGAAGGTTGAAGGGGCTGTCCCCCAGCGATATCTTACTGCCCTCATCGTCATGACAGCCGTGATTGCTGCCGCCTGGCTTGTTCTATGTTTTTGCCAGAAATATTCGTCTCAGATTATTTTCTTCTGTGTCCTGCTCCTGTCTTTGATCGGAATTGTGGAAATCATCCGGATTGATTATGAGAACCGGAATTTGGGGACCGGAGCTGTTAATGCGGGAATGAATCAGATCATCTGGCTGTGCCTGGCCCTGGTTTTGTGCTCACTTCTAGCAGCCAGCCTGCGCAACTACCGGATTCTCAGAAAGCTCACCTATACCAGCATGGTTATAGGCCTCCTGCTCATTTTCTCCCCTATGATTCCCGGCCTGGGCAAAACCATTGGAGGAGCCCGTATCTGGATTGGCATCGGGTCTCATACTGTCCAGCCTGCAGAATTCGCTAAGCTTTTTATTGCAGTTTTCTTTGCCGGATATCTTTTTGATCATCGTGATCAGCTGGCAGTAGGCGGCAGGAAAATTTTGGGCCTGCGGCTGCCCCGCCTGCGCGATTTTGGCCCAATCCTTGTAGTTTGGGCTATTTGTATGGGAGTTCTGGTGATGCAGAGAGATTTAGGGACCTCTCTGCTCTTCTTCGCTATGTTCGTCTGCATGCTCTACGTTGCTACCGGTCACACTTCCTGGATCCTGATTGGCCTGCTTTTCTTTGCTGCCAGCGCCTTGGCAGCTGACCGATTCTTTGGCCATGTTCACAACCGCGTCAATGCCTGGCTCCACCCCTTTGATAACAGTGTTTACAATGCCCCTGGAGGATCAGGCCAATTAGTTAGGGGAATCTTTGGCCTGGCCAGCGGAGGAACTTTTGGCACAGGGATTGGTAAGGGCTATCCGGCTATTACTCCCCTGGCTAATTCAGATTTTATCTTCTCGTCCTTGGGAGAAGAATTGGGTTTGACAGGTATTTTCGCTATTCTGTGCATCTATACCATCATTATTGGTGCCGGGATTGTCACAGCCATGAAAATCAAAGATGGATTTGGGAAATTGCTGATCTCCGGTTTGGTTTTTACCATGGCTTTCCAGGTTTTTATTGTTATCGGCGGCATTACCCTGGTTATCCCCCTGACTGGTCTTACCTTGCCATATGTGGCGGCTGGCGGGTCCAGTCTGACAGCAAATATGCTTCTGGCTTTCCTTATTTTGATTATTTCCAACGATGCTCATAAGCCTGAAGAAGCTGCCCTGACTGATACAGCCGCTCTTGAGGCCCTGGAGGTACTTCAGGCTAACGAAAAGAGGCGTCACCTGCAGGAGGCGATCCGCAAGAGAGACGAGGATGATCGGCGTGATTCTGAAGAAACTCAAGCTATCAGTCTGGCCGATGCCCGGCCTTATATGGACGACGATTCTCTGGAAGTTCAAGATGGCACAACTGAAGAATTTGACCAGGCTGGCAAAAAGTCAGCCGGGCAGGATTCATCTTCCGACGATTCCAGCCCAACCCTTGCCGAAAAAATGAGGATGGAGGACCGATGAACGCTAACCTTCGCCGCATTTTCAATATTGTGATTGCCCTCATGGTGATTTTGGGAATTTCCAGCTCCCTTATGATGGTGGTCAGAGCCAATTCCCTCAACGCCGACTCCCGCAATACCCGGGCCTTATACAGCGAATTCGCCAGCGACCGGGGAAGCATCCTGGCTTCTGACGCCAACACTGTCCTGGCCAGCTCAAGAAAGGTAAAAGATGCCTTTCAATATCAGAGAATCTACCCTCAGGGAGCTGCTTATTCATCGGTAACCGGCTTTTTCTCCATCAACCAGAGAGCCAGATATGGGGTAGAAGCCAGCCGCAATGAACAGCTAAGCGGAATGAGCGACAGTCTATGGATTGCTCGGGTTCAATCCCTTATCGAGGGTAAGGCCAACAAGGGGGCCATAGTTGAAACCTCCATTGACCCCAAGCTTCAGTCTCTAGGCTACCGACTGATGCAGGGCAAAACCGGTGCCGTGGTAGCCATGGAACCCACCACTGGCCGCATTCTGGCCATGGTAAGCACACCAAGCTATGACCCCAATATCCTAGCTTCTCACGACACTGTCGCTGCTAATAAAGCCTGGTCCCAGCTGGCAGGAGGCTCAAACAGTCCCTTGATTAACAAGGCAACCAGTCAGCTCTTCCCGCCTGGATCCACCTTTAAACTGGTGGTTGCGGCTGCCGCTCTGGAAAGCGGGAAATATACTATGGATTCCCAAATACCGGCTGGCCCTTCTTACACCCTGCCCAACACCACCACTAAGCTGACCAACAGCTCCATTCCAGCAAACGGGGTTAACGGCAAAATCAGCCTGTCTGACGCCCTGGCATATTCGTCCAATACAGCCTTTGCCCAGCTGGCAGTAGCTCTCGGCAAGGATGCCATCAAGGAAGAAGCAGAAAAACTGGGCTTCGGCAGCTCTATTACCATCGATGGCAACGATACCCTGGGCACTCCCATGACTTCGGTAGCCTCAGTTTTCCCTGATACCACTTCTGACGACCGTCTGGCTTTGGCAGGCATAGGTCAGGGAGACACTACAGAAACTCCCCTTCTTAATGCCATGATTGCTTCCACTATTGCCAACAAGGGAGTCATGCTCCATCCCACCATTGTGGACCGGGTCCGGTCTACTGACCTGAGTGTGATATCCACCCGTTCTACAACTATCCTTTCCCAGGCATTTTCAGCACAAACTGCTGATGGTCTCAGCAAAGCCATGCAGTCCGTGATCACAAAAGACGCACCCTCTCTTAAAATCTCAGGTATTGCTGTGGCTGCCAAAACAGGAACTGCCCAGGTAGGCCTGTCCAAGACCACTAATGATGGCTGGATTACAGGTTTTGCCCCGGCAGATAACCCCAAGATTGCTATCAGCGTAGTTGTTACTGGCACTACAACCTTTGGAGTTACCACAGCGGGACCGATTATGAAGCAACTGATGCAGGAGTACCTCCAATGAAACTGGTGGAAGGACAGCTCATACATCGCCGCTACCGTCTGGACCGGCGTCTGGCCCAGGGTGGGATGGGCGAAGTATGGAAAGGCTACGATATTGAGCTGCGGCGGCCTGTGGCTATTAAGGCCCTGCGCAGCGATCTGGCTGGCGAAGAGACCAAACTCCAGCGCCTGCGGATTGAAGCTCACAATTCTGCTAACCTGGCTCATCCTAATATTGCTGCTTTATTTGAGTATTATGAGAACGATGGCATTGGCTTTATTGTCATGGAATATATTCCCTATCCTTCTCTCTCTGATATCTATAAAGCACGGGGAGTTATTAAGCCTACCCGCCTCCTACCCGTTCTTATTCAGACTGCCCGGGGACTCTATGTAGCTCACTGCCATGGTGTAGTCCACCGCGATGTGAAGCCCGCCAACATCATGGTTTCCAGCGAGGGAGAGGTAAAAATCACCGATTTTGGCGTTTCCCGATCCTCCAATCAAGGACAGATTACCCAGGATGGCATGGTTGTTGGAACAGCCCAATATATTTCTCCTGAGCAGGCTCAGGGAGAGCCGGCCACTCCTCAATCAGATATTTATTCCCTGGGAGTAGTTGCCTATGAGGGGCTGTGCGGGCATCGACCCTTTACCGGCCGCACGCCGGTTGATATTGCCGCAGCTCATGTTAATTCTCCTGTTCCTCCCCTGCCTGATGATATTGACCCCACCCTGCGCGATTATGTGATGCAGATGCTGGCCAAAAATCCTCAGGATAGGCCCAAGACTGCCATGGAGGTAGCCCGGGAACTGGGCAAAATTGAGCGTCGGCTCCTGGATCAGGAGGCGCACGAGGCTACCGGTGAATTTGCTGAGATCACCGGAAATATGCGGCCTCGAACGGTTACCAGTGACATGGTAATCCCCCGTTATTTCATTCTTCAGGATGGAACCATTCTGGATCAGTATGAGAACAGGGTGATAGCAGAAGGCACCAAGCCTATGGCTTCTCCTGATGCTTATGGTGACAAGACTCCATCCAATCCTTACCAGGTTAATCACAACAACCCAGCCAGACCAGTCAGTCCAAAGGATGATGATGCCCTATGAGTATGTTTATCCCTCAGTCTCTCGCAGGAGGACGGTACACAGTTGGTGAACTTGTGGGCCATGGGGGCATGGCCCAGGTTCACATTGGCACTGACACCCGTTTAGGCCGCACAGTAGCCATTAAGATCATGCGTAGCGACCTTGCTGAAGACAGCATCTTTCTGACCCGTTTCCGCCGGGAAGCCCGGGCCGTGGCCCAGCTGAACAACCCCAACATTGTCTCTATCTATGACTCAGGCGAAGAACAGCTGGAAGATGCTTCCGGGCAGAAGGTAAGAGTCCCCTACATTGTCATGGAATATATTAAAGGGCAGACCTTAAGGGACATTATTAAGGTCAATGGGTCCCTGAGCCCCCGCGATGCCGAGCAGGTAATGGTAGGGGTCCTTAATGCCCTGGATTATTCCCACCGGATGGGAATAATCCACCGGGACATTAAGCCGGGCAATATTATGATCAGCGACCAGGGCACAGTCAAAGTCATGGATTTTGGCATTGCCCGGGCTCTGGATGATTCTTCGGCTACCATGACCCAGAACCAGGGAGTGGTAGGTACAGCCCAGTATTTGAGCCCTGAACAGGCCAGGGGTGAGCAGGTAGGTACTAAGTCTGATGTTTACTCAGCTGGCTGCGTTCTTTATGAAATGCTTACCGGGAAACCACCCTTCACCGGTGATTCTGCGGTTGCTATTGCTTATCAGCATGTGTCAGAGACGGCAACTCCTCCAAGCACCCTAATTCCCGGACTTGATAAACAGTGGGACGCTATCGTGGCTAAGGCTATGGCCAAAGATACCGCCAATCGCTACAGCGATGCTGCAAGTTTCCGCCAAGATATTGTCACCATTGCTCATGGAGGTGTTCCTGCGGCCGTAGGGGCCAGTAACCTGACTAATCTATCAGAAAGCTCAGCCCAAACCTCGATAGGTGCTACTCAGCCCATGCAGGCAGCCGACGACGATATGGAAGAAACCAAGAGCTGGACAGAGGGATCTCTGCCTGAGGCCTTTGACCCTCAGACTGCCGCCCTTTCTGATCAGAATGACAGCGTGGAAGGCCCCCAGTCCAGAACTGCGCTCAGACGGCAGGAGCAAAAGAAAAAGCACCAGCGCACCCTGATTATCAGCGGAGTTGTTGCCATCGTGGCAATAGCTGCTGTTATGTTCGGCCTCTGGTATTTCTTTACTTCTCAAAATAAACTGGTCAGCGTCCCCACCATAGATTCCAGCATG
This window contains:
- a CDS encoding FHA domain-containing protein FhaB/FipA gives rise to the protein MTDLTFAVMKYGFLALLWFFVFLAVRSLRKDVSQMSPVPRKRSKKAESDQHFARSTAAPASPAPLRGAESGRQQGRASVLTIIDGPLSGTTYTLGSQSITLGRASDNVVVLNDEFVSSHHARVYVDPTTGTWAIEDLGSTNGTVVDGQRLSHSVPLPAGVPVRIGGTSFELR
- a CDS encoding BofC C-terminal domain-containing protein, producing MTDTLPLIIRSTTVSDIGYVRHDNQDSSFAGDHLVTVCDGMGGHAGGDTASTIAIRSLAHIESVKDSDPDAMATIMKTSIIAAHDAIVGKARRERKLSGMGTTVVALRLVQNYWVLAHLGDSRAYLLRDGKLIRGTKDHSYVQHLIDTGRINEEEAKSHPQRNVVMRVLGDFDIDPRPDISIRKALPSDRWLLCSDGLCGVLEDETIRQTMEETEDLQDCAQKLVSMALKAGSTDNVSAVLAEAVPAKDAQDASKPHQVPLIGGAASNEPQPIADIIDSPVAAAPALKNDPQSPASRAAALAHADRREDDDDSGSNDNSQKKKDVGGLLHSLTLPQHAHEDGFVPETGEIPIVQKDNGSFSDDPHDPQVAEAVQEQEALAKKKAHHRSILRRVWGLVAALLVLAALAGAGVESYRWSQNRYYVGEADGVVAIYRGVPTNIFGFSLSHVEEKTTISVSSLPSTWRDQLEQGIPVDSLAIARNHTQLIKKEAEKAAKKSSKKKTATASPSPSPSKSGAKK
- a CDS encoding FtsW/RodA/SpoVE family cell cycle protein, which gives rise to MIGNRVRQALMLLFVLLTAALAFFQMFMKVEGAVPQRYLTALIVMTAVIAAAWLVLCFCQKYSSQIIFFCVLLLSLIGIVEIIRIDYENRNLGTGAVNAGMNQIIWLCLALVLCSLLAASLRNYRILRKLTYTSMVIGLLLIFSPMIPGLGKTIGGARIWIGIGSHTVQPAEFAKLFIAVFFAGYLFDHRDQLAVGGRKILGLRLPRLRDFGPILVVWAICMGVLVMQRDLGTSLLFFAMFVCMLYVATGHTSWILIGLLFFAASALAADRFFGHVHNRVNAWLHPFDNSVYNAPGGSGQLVRGIFGLASGGTFGTGIGKGYPAITPLANSDFIFSSLGEELGLTGIFAILCIYTIIIGAGIVTAMKIKDGFGKLLISGLVFTMAFQVFIVIGGITLVIPLTGLTLPYVAAGGSSLTANMLLAFLILIISNDAHKPEEAALTDTAALEALEVLQANEKRRHLQEAIRKRDEDDRRDSEETQAISLADARPYMDDDSLEVQDGTTEEFDQAGKKSAGQDSSSDDSSPTLAEKMRMEDR
- a CDS encoding peptidoglycan D,D-transpeptidase FtsI family protein, whose translation is MNANLRRIFNIVIALMVILGISSSLMMVVRANSLNADSRNTRALYSEFASDRGSILASDANTVLASSRKVKDAFQYQRIYPQGAAYSSVTGFFSINQRARYGVEASRNEQLSGMSDSLWIARVQSLIEGKANKGAIVETSIDPKLQSLGYRLMQGKTGAVVAMEPTTGRILAMVSTPSYDPNILASHDTVAANKAWSQLAGGSNSPLINKATSQLFPPGSTFKLVVAAAALESGKYTMDSQIPAGPSYTLPNTTTKLTNSSIPANGVNGKISLSDALAYSSNTAFAQLAVALGKDAIKEEAEKLGFGSSITIDGNDTLGTPMTSVASVFPDTTSDDRLALAGIGQGDTTETPLLNAMIASTIANKGVMLHPTIVDRVRSTDLSVISTRSTTILSQAFSAQTADGLSKAMQSVITKDAPSLKISGIAVAAKTGTAQVGLSKTTNDGWITGFAPADNPKIAISVVVTGTTTFGVTTAGPIMKQLMQEYLQ
- a CDS encoding serine/threonine-protein kinase, giving the protein MKLVEGQLIHRRYRLDRRLAQGGMGEVWKGYDIELRRPVAIKALRSDLAGEETKLQRLRIEAHNSANLAHPNIAALFEYYENDGIGFIVMEYIPYPSLSDIYKARGVIKPTRLLPVLIQTARGLYVAHCHGVVHRDVKPANIMVSSEGEVKITDFGVSRSSNQGQITQDGMVVGTAQYISPEQAQGEPATPQSDIYSLGVVAYEGLCGHRPFTGRTPVDIAAAHVNSPVPPLPDDIDPTLRDYVMQMLAKNPQDRPKTAMEVARELGKIERRLLDQEAHEATGEFAEITGNMRPRTVTSDMVIPRYFILQDGTILDQYENRVIAEGTKPMASPDAYGDKTPSNPYQVNHNNPARPVSPKDDDAL
- the pknB gene encoding Stk1 family PASTA domain-containing Ser/Thr kinase, producing the protein MSMFIPQSLAGGRYTVGELVGHGGMAQVHIGTDTRLGRTVAIKIMRSDLAEDSIFLTRFRREARAVAQLNNPNIVSIYDSGEEQLEDASGQKVRVPYIVMEYIKGQTLRDIIKVNGSLSPRDAEQVMVGVLNALDYSHRMGIIHRDIKPGNIMISDQGTVKVMDFGIARALDDSSATMTQNQGVVGTAQYLSPEQARGEQVGTKSDVYSAGCVLYEMLTGKPPFTGDSAVAIAYQHVSETATPPSTLIPGLDKQWDAIVAKAMAKDTANRYSDAASFRQDIVTIAHGGVPAAVGASNLTNLSESSAQTSIGATQPMQAADDDMEETKSWTEGSLPEAFDPQTAALSDQNDSVEGPQSRTALRRQEQKKKHQRTLIISGVVAIVAIAAVMFGLWYFFTSQNKLVSVPTIDSSMSVTQAKEAITGAGLTFQQESDTSSSEPKGTFTKQSPAGGKRVARGTTVRVWFSAGPQAKTIPTVKGMTQQRAIAVLSAAGFKVSSIATENSNTVAKDHVTRTDPAAGTQQAAGTSVVLYISTGKTTVPTGLVGLTQASAQKELNSRGFSTNAITQESSTVPAGKVISVSPAEGTTVDQGATITLYVSSGPKMISTPSQSTMSNYADSGTSMQMYLKSLGFTNVTISGSASDPVDTVTFNGKDISEVSSPQLAANTKIVITTSAAPDPDSNSSNGSGSNSSPSSSPSSSSGDGGDGN